One window of the Xiphophorus couchianus chromosome 12, X_couchianus-1.0, whole genome shotgun sequence genome contains the following:
- the grsf1 gene encoding G-rich sequence factor 1 produces MSANCKSLLPLLQRCVAVRQLPVTAAIKTRSSVLSRVWGNQNQQRAWISDTTTVRYLQPGLRIIQHRFCTKAGSPCEEDYPPLPDYQTNPQPQTKEVYLVQVKGLLWSCTAQDLLQFFSDCRIRDGENGIHLPLDRLGRPSGRAFIEMEHEEDVRKALEKHRQYLGPRYVEVYEVTNGDAEEILQKSTEPRSEDDAVLLRGLPFSCNEDDVARFFSGFNIAENGITMVTNSRGRNSGQAYVQFSSQQEAKRALQKDRELIGHRYIEVFPSSREEVQTALRKMRTIPNPNPPQYANWRPVPDSQPNYRAASHQMLHAPTHYIHVRGLPFHVTGEDIVKFFSPLVVSKILVEFGPSGRPSGEADVFFRCHRDALDAMSRDRMNMGQRYIELFLNSVPDS; encoded by the exons ATGTCCGCCAACTGTAAGTCCCTCCTGCCTCTACTCCAGCGGTGTGTCGCAGTTAGACAGCTGCCTGTAACGGCAGCCATCAAAACAAGAAGCAGCGTGCTGTCCCGCGTCTGGGGGAACCAAAATCAGCAGCGAGCATGGATTTCTGATACAACCACGGTCCGTTACCTCCAGCCCGGCCTGAGAATCATTCAGCACCGGTTCTGCACGAAG GCTGGGTCGCCATGTGAAGAGGACTACCCTCCTCTGCCAGACTACCAGACCAATCCGCAGCCACAAACCAAAGAGGTTTACCTGGTGCAGGTGAAGGGTCTCCTCTGGTCCTGCACGGCGCAGGACCTGCTGCAGTTCTTCTCAG ACTGCAGGATCCGTGATGGGGAGAACGGGATCCACCTGCCTCTGGACCGGCTGGGAAGGCCGTCGGGACGCGCCTTCATCGAGATGGAGCATGAGGAAGACGTCAGAAAGGCTCTGGAGAAGCACAGGCAGTACCTCGGCCCACGCTACGTTGAAG TGTATGAGGTGACAAACGGCGACGCTGAGGAGATCCTGCAGAAATCAACTGAGCCGCGGAGTGAAGACGACGCGGTGCTGCTCAGAGGGCTGCCCTTCTCCTGCAACGAGGACGACGTCGCTCGCTTCTTCTCAG GTTTCAACATAGCTGAGAACGGGATCACCATGGTTACCAACTCCAGGGGGAGAAACTCTGGACAAGCGTACGTACAGTTTTCCTCTCAGCAGGAAGCCAAGAGAGCTCTGCAGAAGGACAGAGAGCTTATTGGACACAG ATACATCGAGGTGTTTCCCAGCAGTAGGGAAGAAGTCCAGACCGCCTTGCGGAAAATGAGGACGATTCCAAATCCAAATCCGCCCCAGTATGCAAACTGGAGACCAGTTCCTGACTCCCAGCCCAACTACAGAGCTG CTTCCCACCAGATGTTGCATGCGCCGACGCATTACATCCACGTGCGAGGGCTTCCCTTCCACGTCACTGGAGAAGACATCGTGAAG tTCTTCTCACCGCTGGTCGTGTCGAAGATCCTGGTGGAGTTCGGACCCAGCGGGCGGCCGAGCGGCGAGGCCGACGTCTTCTTCCGCTGCCACAGGGACGCGCTGGACGCCATGTCCAGGGACCGCATGAACATGG gGCAAAGATACATCGAGTTGTTCCTGAACTCTGTGCCAGACTCTTGA